One region of Wyeomyia smithii strain HCP4-BCI-WySm-NY-G18 chromosome 3, ASM2978416v1, whole genome shotgun sequence genomic DNA includes:
- the LOC129729903 gene encoding autophagy-related protein 9A, protein MARNDPKSYDTLTNQDTNPFNDINKRSPTIDEEETPQSSGLVIHVVPETSKARWNHIEDLDSFFTRVYCYHQKHGFSVMMLQKVFELFQFMFVVVLITYMINCIDYGVLFNNNNSHNKTTLADVMQSPAECVAVLGPIDWLLLVLAAIFWTFRLFKFFFHFFQFWDIKLFFNTALKIDDTDLDNLTWHEVQKRIREVQSEIQMSINKEQLTELDIYHRILRFKNYMVAMMNKSLLPSTMQLPFLGSLVCLSQALRYNVGLILFWGPWSPFENNWHLREEFKRSNRRTELAARLSNQIFWVAITNLVLSPFIFLCQLMYFFFNYVDLIKKEPGTLGIRCWSQYGKLYLRHFNELDHELDARLTRAYRPAVKYMGSFSSPLLTVIAKNIAFVCGGVASLIFLLALYDEDVLQVQHVLGIMTVMGAASVISRSLIPDENMIWCPEQLLRNVLAHVHYLPASWRGYAHTSMVRDQFEQFFQLKAMYILNELFSPFVAPFVLLFVLKPKALDLVDFFRNFTVDVVGVGDVCSFAQMDVRKHGNPDWQVTNSAIEKDLNEAVNTPVMENNQYTQGEHGKTELSLVHFTLTNPTWQMPPEARHFVQGIKRHAIQDLNRQRGMLYGATTTTNAMAQSLLSMESLGEQYQSIIHPILQTHHLSNSQQLGLSTNLGGFGSPPPSSRGTIPQLAPLGNLQQSAAIQSHYHYNSPPSFDFERMLQQNLTDASTAAPLRSTFLHNINENDDDETGGVGSVEGGQPASSNFATEATSSGFDPRTTMSFSTRGGMSRREGPAEGSHNGLLPSLYMDGSASHPASHEVTTADMCLSTLYLHELHHNHMRRRGGSLRTEQSQRQQWQRPHQQQSPVVILPAVAGVGGSTAAAERTPLLGSKKS, encoded by the exons ATGGCGAGAAATGACCCGAAGAGTTACGATACCCTGACGAATCAGGATACCAATCCTTTTAACGACATCAACAAACGATCACCAACCATCGATGAAGAGGAAACGCCTCAAAGCAGCGGACTGGTCATTCATGTTGTACCGGAAACTAGTAAAG CTCGATGGAACCACATCGAAGATTTAGACTCTTTTTTCACTCGTGTCTACTGTTACCACCAAAAACACGGATTCTCTGTGATGATGCTGCAGAAAGTGTTTGAGTTATTCCAGTTTATGTTCGTTGTAGTGTTGATTACCTACATGATTAACTGCATTGACTATGGAGTTCTTTTCAA tAATAACAACTCTCACAACAAAACTACCCTTGCGGATGTAATGCAGTCCCCTGCGGAATGTGTTGCAGTTCTTGGGCCCATCGACTGGTTGCTGCTTGTGCTGGCCGCTATCTTTTGGACGTTCCGGCTGTTTAagttcttttttcatttctttcagtTTTGGGACATTAAGTTGTTCTTCAACACTGCGCTGAAAATAGACGAT ACTGATTTGGACAATCTTACCTGGCATGAGGTTCAGAAACGGATACGGGAAGTGCAGTCTGAAATCCAAATGAGCATCAACAAGGAGCAGTTGACTGAACTTGATATCTATCATAGAATTCTGAG ATTCAAAAACTACATGGTTGCAATGATGAACAAATCACTTCTTCCATCTACAATGCAGCTGCCATTTTTAGGAAGTTTAGTGTGTTTAAGTCAAGCTCTGCGCTACAATGTAGGATTAATTTTATTCT GGGGACCTTGGTCACCATTCGAAAATAACTGGCATTTGAGAGAGGAATTCAAAAGATCCAACAGGCGAACTGAGTTGGCCGCTCGGTTGTCGAATCAAATATTCTGGGTGGCTATTACAAACTTGGTCCTGTCACCGTTTATTTTCCTCTGTCAGCTGATGTACTTTTTCTTCAATTATGTCGAT TTGATTAAAAAAGAACCTGGAACTTTGGGCATCCGTTGCTGGTCACAATATGGAAAGCTGTATCTGCGTCATTTCAACGAGTTGGACCACGAGCTGGATGCTAGGCTTACTCGAGCTTACCGACCGGCTGTCAAATATATGGGCTCATTCTCATCGCCCCTGTTGACGGTGATCGCGAA gaACATAGCATTTGTTTGCGGTGGGGTTGCATCACTGATATTTTTGTTGGCTTTGTATGACGAAGATGTGCTTCAAGTACAGCACGTGTTGGGAATAATGACGGTGATGGGGGCGGCGAGTGTTATTTCCAG ATCACTCATTCCTGATGAGAACATGATTTGGTGTCCCGAACAGCTACTTCGCAACGTGTTGGCACACGTACACTACCTGCCGGCATCCTGGCGTGGCTACGCCCATACTTCCATGGTACGCGATcaattcgagcagtttttcCAGCTTAAAGCG ATGTACATCCTAAATGAACTGTTCAGTCCTTTCGTGGCTCCATTTGTACTACTATTCGTACTAAAACCGAAAGCTCTGGATTTGGTCGACTTTTTCCGCAACTTCACAGTGGATGTCGTTGGAGTGGGTGACGTATGTTCGTTTGCCCAAATGGACGTCCGCAAGCACGGTAATCCAGACTGGCAAGTTACGAATAGTGCAATCGAGAAGGACCTGAACGAAGCGGTCAACACTCCAGTTATGGAAAACAACCAGTACACGCAGGGTGAACATGGCAAAACCGAGCTGTCGTTGGTTCATTTCACTCTTACCAATCCAACGTGGCAAATGCCACCAGAGGCTAGACattttgttcagggtatcaagcGTCACGCCATACAAGATCTGAACAGGCAAAGGGGAATGTTGTACGGAGCCACCACAACTACCAATGCCATGGCGCAAAGTTTACTTTCGATGGAGAGTCTGGGCGAACAGTACCAGTCGATTATTCATCCGATTCTGCAAACCCATCATCTCTCTAACTCGCAACAACTTGGACTATCGACGAATCTAGGTGGCTTCGGATCACCACCGCCATCATCCCGTGGTACCATTCCGCAGCTAGCACCTTTGGGAAATCTGCAGCAATCAGCTGCCATACAATCGCACTATCACTATAATTCACCGCCGTCGTTCGATTTCGAACGAATGTTGCAGCAGAATCTCACCGACGCTAGCACGGCTGCCCCCTTGAGAAGTACTTTCCTTCATAATATCAACGAAAACGATGACGATGAGACTGGTGGAGTGGGATCAGTTGAAGGTGGTCAGCCTGCGTCATCGAATTTTGCGACTGAAGCTACTTCTAGCGGTTTTGATCCTAGGACGACCATGAGCTTCAGCACTAGAGGGGGTATGAGCAGACGGGAAGGACCTGCCGAAGGATCCCACAATGGACTCCTGCCAAG TTTATACATGGACGGTTCTGCGTCGCACCCTGCCTCACACGAGGTCACGACAGCGGATATGTGTCTTAGTACATTGTACCTGCACGAGTTGCATCACAATCAT ATGCGACGACGCGGTGGCAGCTTGCGCACCGAACAAAGTCAGCGCCAGCAATGGCAGAGACCACATCAACAACAGTCACCGGTAGTTATCTTACCGGCAGTCGCAGGTGTCGGTGGGTCAACAGCTGCGGCCGAACGAACCCCACTGCTGGGTAGTAAAAAGTCATAG